One Dasania marina DSM 21967 DNA segment encodes these proteins:
- a CDS encoding AAA family ATPase has product MKFQGTNTYIATDDLQTAVNAAVILQRPLLIKGEPGTGKTLLAEQVANSLGLELIQWHIKSTTKAQQGLYDYDAVSRLRDSQLGDERVHDIANYIRKGKLWQAFESEQQVVLLIDEVDKADIEFPNDLLVELDKMEFFVYETGQTIKAKHRPIIIITSNNEKELPDAFLRRCFFHFISFPDRETMKRIVDVHFPNIQLELVNEAMDMFFDVRDIPGLRKKPSTSELIDWLKLLMADDMPDEILKNHDSSKAIPPLYGALLKNEQDVHMLERLAFLQRREQR; this is encoded by the coding sequence ATGAAATTTCAAGGCACAAACACCTATATTGCTACCGATGATTTGCAAACAGCGGTTAATGCCGCGGTGATCTTACAGCGCCCGCTGCTAATCAAAGGTGAGCCGGGCACGGGCAAAACCTTACTGGCCGAACAAGTGGCAAACTCGTTGGGCTTAGAGTTAATCCAGTGGCATATTAAATCCACCACCAAAGCCCAGCAGGGCTTGTATGACTACGATGCGGTATCGCGCTTGCGCGACTCACAATTGGGTGACGAGCGTGTACATGATATCGCTAACTACATACGCAAGGGCAAACTGTGGCAGGCCTTTGAATCCGAGCAGCAGGTGGTGTTGCTAATCGATGAAGTGGATAAGGCCGACATAGAGTTCCCCAATGATTTATTGGTAGAGCTGGATAAAATGGAGTTTTTTGTTTACGAAACTGGCCAAACGATTAAGGCCAAGCATCGGCCTATTATCATTATTACCAGCAATAATGAAAAAGAGCTGCCCGATGCGTTTTTACGGCGTTGCTTTTTCCACTTTATCAGTTTCCCCGATAGGGAAACCATGAAGCGCATCGTTGATGTGCATTTTCCCAATATACAGCTAGAGCTGGTCAATGAAGCCATGGATATGTTTTTTGACGTTAGAGATATACCGGGCTTACGAAAAAAGCCCTCCACCTCTGAGTTAATTGATTGGTTGAAGTTGCTCATGGCCGACGATATGCCTGACGAGATCTTAAAAAATCACGATAGCAGCAAAGCCATCCCGCCTTTATATGGCGCGTTATTAAAAAATGAGCAAGATGTGCATATGCTAGAACGCTTGGCCTTTTTGCAGCGCCGGGAACAGCGTTAA
- a CDS encoding tetratricopeptide repeat-containing response regulator — MVSPHLALIRLFKQKTALIIDDYPDMRGSIRRMLVNFGVESIDTASNGDEAILKCEDNQYDIILADYNLGDGKSGQQILEEMRYKGTLKQTSLYMMITAETTKSMVFGALEYQPDDYLTKPFTQSVLQKRLGRMVLEKEALYEINKAMDMLDFDLAIELCKTRIAQHDKYESRCHRIMGSCFYKKHKYGQAKELYKKVLSERDVEWASIGLGKSLMALNELDEAEEIFSKLINSGCQCLEIYDCMADIYVRKGDAEEAQRLLEKAAEISPNAILRQEKIAELAETNHDWARAEAAHKKVIRLGNNSVYETPEHHFKLARCISAELKHSNDKPKQRIKDAEEILRRARRKYKNHEDINLQSDIIEAGIYADAGETEKAKEKVSANQSRIEKIESRSVQLSLDMAKTYKAIGDDKKSMELLVDLAKKHANDPDICMKIDAMSDEPITEHGKRKAIELNQTGKKLFADKEFNKAIQLFSQALMHYPNNAGLNLNLMLALVKKMTVDGCSTRGIARGREAAEKLAHLESGHMLYDRFQAVNAHLEKMAQK; from the coding sequence ATGGTTTCCCCTCATCTCGCCCTAATAAGACTTTTTAAACAAAAGACCGCACTCATTATTGATGACTACCCGGATATGCGGGGGTCTATACGACGTATGCTGGTTAATTTTGGTGTCGAGAGTATAGACACCGCGTCCAATGGTGACGAAGCCATACTAAAATGTGAAGACAACCAGTACGACATTATACTTGCCGATTACAACTTAGGCGATGGCAAATCAGGCCAACAAATTTTGGAAGAGATGCGTTACAAAGGCACGCTTAAACAAACCAGCCTGTACATGATGATTACCGCAGAAACCACCAAGAGCATGGTATTTGGTGCCCTAGAATACCAACCCGACGATTACCTCACCAAGCCCTTTACCCAAAGTGTGTTGCAAAAACGGTTAGGCCGTATGGTGCTAGAAAAAGAAGCGCTGTACGAAATCAATAAAGCCATGGACATGCTGGATTTTGACCTAGCTATAGAATTATGCAAAACCCGTATCGCCCAGCACGATAAATATGAGAGCCGCTGCCACCGAATTATGGGCAGCTGCTTTTATAAAAAACACAAATATGGCCAAGCCAAAGAGCTGTATAAAAAAGTATTATCCGAACGCGATGTAGAATGGGCCAGTATAGGCTTAGGCAAAAGTTTAATGGCGCTAAATGAACTAGATGAAGCCGAAGAAATATTTAGCAAGCTCATCAACAGCGGCTGCCAATGCTTGGAAATTTATGACTGCATGGCCGACATCTATGTACGCAAAGGCGATGCCGAAGAAGCACAGAGACTGTTAGAAAAAGCCGCCGAAATATCCCCTAACGCCATACTCAGGCAGGAAAAAATTGCCGAGCTAGCTGAAACCAACCACGACTGGGCTCGCGCTGAAGCGGCTCATAAAAAAGTTATACGCCTAGGCAATAACTCTGTTTACGAAACACCAGAGCATCACTTTAAACTAGCTCGCTGCATCTCGGCCGAATTAAAACACAGCAACGACAAGCCCAAGCAACGCATTAAAGACGCGGAAGAAATACTACGCCGCGCCCGGCGCAAATACAAAAACCACGAGGACATAAATTTACAGTCCGACATTATTGAAGCGGGTATATACGCCGACGCAGGAGAAACCGAAAAAGCTAAAGAAAAGGTTAGCGCCAACCAGTCACGTATAGAAAAAATTGAGAGCCGCTCCGTACAGCTCAGCCTAGATATGGCCAAAACCTACAAAGCTATAGGTGATGACAAAAAGTCCATGGAACTATTAGTTGATCTTGCTAAAAAGCACGCTAATGATCCTGACATCTGTATGAAAATTGACGCCATGTCCGACGAACCCATTACCGAACACGGTAAACGTAAAGCGATAGAGCTCAACCAAACCGGTAAAAAACTATTTGCCGACAAAGAATTTAATAAAGCCATTCAGTTATTTAGCCAGGCACTGATGCACTACCCCAACAATGCTGGCCTAAACCTCAATCTTATGCTGGCCTTAGTTAAGAAAATGACCGTAGATGGCTGCAGCACTAGAGGTATAGCGCGGGGTCGAGAGGCGGCAGAAAAACTAGCGCATTTAGAAAGCGGCCATATGCTCTATGATCGTTTTCAAGCGGTAAATGCCCACTTAGAAAAAATGGCTCAAAAATAA
- a CDS encoding glutaredoxin family protein — protein MQQIVLQLYGTLGCHLCEQAKALLIDSLPASSYTLEEPDISESAELMSLYVLRIPVLYRDDLQLELDWPFDADILQAFMAADA, from the coding sequence ATGCAGCAGATAGTATTACAGCTCTACGGCACATTAGGTTGTCACTTATGTGAGCAGGCCAAAGCCTTACTGATCGATAGCTTGCCGGCTAGTAGCTACACGCTTGAAGAGCCGGATATTAGTGAATCAGCCGAACTGATGTCGCTTTACGTCCTGCGCATACCGGTGTTGTACCGGGACGATTTACAGCTGGAATTAGACTGGCCTTTTGATGCCGATATACTGCAGGCTTTTATGGCCGCAGACGCTTAG
- a CDS encoding universal stress protein, which translates to MSDYKNILLALDLTEDAEQVITRALSISQGEGSTLHMIHVVEPISFAYGGDIPMDFSTIQDDIQQQAKQQLSALGLRHNIPAEQQHIVLGRPETEIHNVAEELNADVIVIGSHGRHGLALLLGSTANSVLHGAKCDVLAVRVGTTN; encoded by the coding sequence ATGAGTGATTATAAAAATATACTGTTAGCCCTCGATCTCACCGAAGACGCCGAGCAAGTAATAACCAGAGCCCTCAGTATTAGTCAGGGCGAGGGTAGCACGCTGCATATGATACATGTGGTTGAGCCTATTAGCTTTGCTTACGGAGGGGATATCCCCATGGACTTTTCCACTATACAAGACGACATACAACAACAGGCCAAGCAACAGCTAAGTGCACTGGGCCTGCGTCACAACATACCCGCTGAACAGCAACACATCGTACTAGGTAGGCCCGAAACCGAAATTCACAATGTTGCCGAAGAGCTTAATGCCGATGTTATTGTCATAGGCAGCCACGGCCGCCACGGCTTGGCCCTGCTGCTGGGCTCTACCGCCAATAGCGTATTGCACGGGGCAAAATGCGATGTCTTGGCGGTGCGCGTAGGCACTACCAATTAA
- a CDS encoding chemotaxis protein — translation MSDLLKNVDSRTNLVGKNRLELLTFRLKGSQLFAINVFKVQEVQEVQKVPRFACLPKSNPVVVGVTTVRGETIAVIDLSLAVGRSAIPLDGDAVIIVTEYNRSLQAFVVGSVDGIVNLNWDEVMPPPAASGRDNFLTAITRVDGKIVEIIDVEKVLATVVHFDTRVSKELLEQDILEYSQGMEVLLVDDSRMAIEQASATLRELGLKVIVEMDGLKALRRLQQWRDEGIDVGKKLLMVITDAEMPEMDGYSLTTEIRKDPALKDLFVVLHTSLSGSFNHAMVKKVGCDGFLSKFQPDKMAEEVQARVKTIMLR, via the coding sequence ATGTCTGATCTTTTAAAAAACGTTGATTCTCGTACCAACTTAGTAGGTAAAAACCGGTTGGAGTTGTTGACCTTTAGGCTTAAAGGCTCGCAGTTATTTGCCATTAATGTTTTTAAAGTGCAGGAAGTACAGGAAGTACAGAAAGTCCCTCGTTTCGCCTGCTTGCCGAAAAGCAACCCCGTAGTAGTAGGCGTGACGACGGTTAGGGGTGAAACCATAGCCGTGATAGATCTAAGTTTGGCGGTGGGCCGCAGTGCCATCCCTTTGGATGGTGACGCCGTTATTATAGTGACTGAATATAATCGCTCACTACAGGCCTTTGTGGTGGGCTCGGTGGATGGGATTGTTAACCTCAACTGGGATGAGGTTATGCCGCCGCCAGCTGCCTCAGGTAGGGATAACTTTTTAACCGCTATTACCCGCGTCGATGGCAAAATCGTTGAAATTATTGATGTTGAGAAGGTGTTGGCCACCGTGGTGCATTTTGATACCCGTGTCTCTAAAGAGTTATTAGAGCAGGATATCTTAGAATATTCTCAGGGTATGGAGGTATTGCTGGTAGATGACTCCCGTATGGCTATAGAGCAGGCCTCGGCGACACTGCGCGAGCTGGGCCTGAAAGTGATCGTAGAGATGGATGGTTTAAAAGCCTTACGGCGTTTGCAGCAATGGCGTGATGAAGGCATAGATGTGGGTAAAAAATTACTGATGGTCATCACCGATGCAGAGATGCCGGAGATGGATGGCTATAGCTTAACCACTGAGATCAGGAAAGATCCAGCGCTGAAGGATTTGTTCGTGGTATTGCACACGTCTTTGAGTGGTAGTTTTAACCATGCGATGGTGAAGAAAGTGGGCTGTGATGGCTTCTTATCCAAATTCCAGCCCGACAAAATGGCCGAAGAAGTACAGGCCCGGGTAAAAACTATCATGCTGCGATAA
- a CDS encoding vWA domain-containing protein gives MLINFFQLLKSQGVPVSTKELLDLILALKNHLAFADMDEFYYLSRAVMVKDEKYYDRFDRSFALYFQQLENIDNIIDALIPEEWLRKEFEKTLSEEDKEKIQSLGGLEELIKTFKERMEEQKKRHQGGSKWIGTGGTSPFGHSGYNPEGVRIGGESRNKRAAKVWEKREFKNLDDDVELGTRNIKVALRRLRQFARTGASEELDLNDTIRSTANNAGLLDIKMVPERHNAVKVLLFFDVGGSMDSYIKNCEELFSAARSEFKHMEYFYFHNFIYESLWDDNQRRRDERTTLDEILHKYGADYKVIVVGDASMSPYEISYPGGSIEHWNEEAGEAYFKRLTAAYSKVVWLNPVAEKSWRYTQTIGYCQQLLEGQMYPLTVNGLERAMRYLSA, from the coding sequence ATGCTGATTAATTTTTTCCAGCTATTAAAATCGCAAGGCGTACCGGTTAGCACTAAAGAGTTGCTGGATCTTATCTTGGCGTTAAAAAACCATCTGGCTTTTGCTGACATGGATGAGTTTTATTATTTAAGCCGCGCGGTAATGGTAAAAGATGAGAAGTACTACGACCGTTTTGATAGGTCTTTTGCGCTGTATTTTCAGCAGCTGGAAAATATAGACAATATCATCGATGCCTTAATACCCGAAGAATGGCTACGCAAGGAGTTTGAAAAAACACTGAGTGAAGAAGATAAAGAGAAAATTCAATCTTTGGGTGGCTTAGAGGAACTGATAAAAACCTTTAAAGAACGCATGGAAGAGCAAAAAAAACGCCACCAAGGCGGCAGTAAATGGATAGGCACCGGCGGCACCTCGCCCTTTGGTCACAGCGGCTACAATCCCGAAGGGGTCAGAATAGGCGGCGAAAGCCGTAATAAGCGTGCAGCTAAGGTATGGGAAAAACGCGAATTTAAAAACTTAGATGATGATGTAGAGCTGGGTACTAGAAATATAAAAGTGGCCCTGCGACGCTTACGCCAGTTTGCCCGCACCGGCGCATCTGAGGAATTGGATTTAAACGACACTATACGCAGCACCGCCAACAATGCTGGTTTATTGGATATTAAAATGGTGCCGGAGCGGCATAATGCAGTAAAGGTGTTGTTGTTTTTTGATGTCGGCGGCTCTATGGATTCCTATATCAAAAACTGTGAAGAGCTGTTTTCGGCAGCGCGCTCAGAATTTAAACACATGGAATATTTTTATTTCCATAATTTTATTTATGAATCCCTGTGGGATGATAACCAGCGCCGCCGCGATGAGCGCACGACGTTGGATGAGATTCTGCATAAATACGGCGCTGATTATAAAGTGATAGTGGTGGGGGATGCCTCTATGTCACCCTACGAAATTAGCTACCCAGGCGGCAGCATAGAGCACTGGAATGAGGAGGCCGGCGAAGCCTATTTTAAACGCTTAACCGCTGCCTATAGCAAGGTGGTTTGGCTCAATCCCGTGGCGGAAAAATCCTGGCGCTATACCCAAACCATAGGCTATTGCCAGCAATTGCTAGAAGGCCAGATGTACCCACTTACGGTTAATGGCTTAGAGCGCGCCATGCGTTATTTGTCAGCGTAA
- a CDS encoding ATP-binding cassette domain-containing protein yields the protein MPLIRIDNLGLSFGPHVILEDASLQLYKGDRICLIGRNGAGKSSLMKLVAQQIQPDAGSIWFRPGIKVARLEQELPPADHRTVLEFVSEGLAETAALLEQYDALASAAMDEKALEQLSRLQHKLEAVDGWSLQQKVDEVITRLGLPREQRMDALSGGWRRRVALAQALVTSPDILLLDEPTNHLDIETIEWLERHLLEFNGAILFITHDRSLVRRLATKVVELDRGNLQLFPSDYDNYLVEKEHQLEVEDQQNALFDKRLAQEEVWIRQGIKARRTRNEGRVRALKKLRNERSERREQVGSANIQVEQSSLSGKLVAELTDISFGYGDKPLFQHVTTRVMRGDKIGLIGPNGVGKTTLLRIILGELQATSGKVQLGTKQDVVYFDQMRDRLDDNKTIVDTVGQGRDSITINGKDRHIMSYLSDFLFSPERARTPLKALSGGERNRVQLACLFSQPANILVLDEPTNDLDVETLELLESIFIDFGGTILLVSHDREFMDNVVSSTLVFEGDGVVNDYVGGYEDWIRQTGGFAAIREKRAQLQKQQEKQSVTQKAAVTSKPTKLSYKLQRELDELPSLIEDLEAQQQALQVVTVAPDFYQQEQAVVNTKLQQLAAIDQRLQQAYERWEALAD from the coding sequence ATGCCGTTAATACGGATAGATAACTTGGGCCTGTCCTTTGGCCCCCATGTCATACTCGAAGACGCTAGTTTACAGTTATACAAAGGCGACAGGATTTGTTTAATAGGCCGCAATGGTGCCGGTAAATCCAGCCTAATGAAGTTGGTGGCCCAGCAGATACAGCCCGATGCTGGTTCTATTTGGTTTCGCCCCGGCATTAAGGTGGCCAGGTTGGAGCAAGAGTTGCCGCCGGCAGATCATCGTACCGTGCTGGAGTTTGTCAGCGAAGGCTTAGCTGAGACCGCAGCGCTGCTGGAGCAATATGACGCACTGGCCAGTGCCGCTATGGATGAAAAAGCGTTAGAGCAGCTATCACGGCTACAGCACAAGCTGGAAGCGGTGGATGGTTGGTCACTACAGCAAAAAGTAGACGAGGTGATTACCCGTTTAGGGCTGCCCCGTGAGCAGCGTATGGATGCTTTGTCGGGCGGTTGGCGCCGCCGCGTGGCGCTGGCTCAGGCGCTGGTTACCAGCCCGGATATACTACTGCTGGATGAGCCCACCAACCACTTGGATATAGAAACCATAGAGTGGCTGGAGAGACATTTATTAGAGTTTAATGGCGCCATACTGTTTATCACCCATGATAGATCTCTAGTTAGACGCCTAGCCACCAAGGTGGTAGAGCTGGATAGGGGCAACTTGCAATTATTCCCCTCCGATTATGATAATTATTTGGTTGAAAAAGAGCATCAGCTAGAGGTGGAAGATCAACAAAACGCCCTGTTTGATAAACGCCTAGCACAAGAAGAAGTGTGGATTCGACAGGGCATTAAAGCTCGCCGTACCCGTAACGAAGGCCGCGTGCGAGCGCTTAAAAAATTGCGTAACGAGCGTTCCGAGCGCCGCGAGCAAGTAGGCTCAGCCAATATTCAGGTAGAGCAATCCAGCCTGTCGGGCAAGCTGGTAGCGGAGCTAACCGATATTAGCTTTGGTTATGGCGATAAACCTCTGTTTCAGCACGTGACTACCCGCGTTATGCGCGGTGACAAGATAGGCTTAATCGGCCCTAATGGCGTAGGTAAAACCACCTTATTAAGAATTATCCTAGGTGAATTACAAGCCACTAGCGGTAAGGTGCAGCTGGGTACCAAACAGGATGTGGTGTATTTCGACCAAATGCGCGACCGCTTAGACGACAATAAAACCATTGTCGATACCGTGGGGCAGGGCCGGGACAGCATTACTATTAATGGCAAGGACCGCCATATTATGAGCTACCTCAGCGACTTTCTGTTTTCGCCAGAGCGTGCTCGTACGCCGTTAAAAGCACTGTCAGGTGGTGAGCGCAACCGGGTGCAACTAGCCTGTTTGTTTAGCCAACCTGCCAATATCTTAGTGTTGGATGAGCCTACCAATGACCTGGATGTGGAAACCTTAGAGCTACTGGAGTCCATCTTTATAGACTTTGGCGGCACTATCTTATTAGTTAGCCACGACAGAGAGTTTATGGATAACGTAGTCAGCAGCACCTTAGTATTTGAAGGCGACGGTGTGGTCAATGATTACGTGGGCGGCTATGAAGACTGGATACGCCAAACGGGCGGTTTTGCGGCTATACGTGAAAAACGGGCGCAGCTGCAAAAGCAACAAGAAAAGCAGTCCGTTACACAAAAAGCAGCAGTAACGAGTAAGCCAACAAAGCTAAGCTATAAGTTGCAGCGCGAATTAGATGAATTACCTAGCTTGATAGAAGACTTGGAAGCGCAGCAGCAAGCCTTGCAAGTGGTAACCGTAGCGCCTGATTTTTATCAGCAGGAGCAGGCGGTGGTCAATACTAAGTTGCAGCAGCTTGCGGCCATAGACCAGCGTTTGCAGCAGGCCTATGAGCGTTGGGAGGCGTTAGCCGATTAA
- a CDS encoding TatD family hydrolase, with amino-acid sequence MNTPAPHSAHASIDIGANLSHPRFSKDVDQVIYRAQQANISHIIVTGTCLESSTAAIALCQQYPDYLYCTTGLHPHDASQFNHQSYQQLIQLASHPSVVAIGETGLDFNRNFSSPEQQIHAFEQQIALAIELQLPLFLHERDAHQTQLDMLKHYRPQLVNAVIHCFTGDQQQCFNYLDLDLHIGITGWICDDQRGLSLRECVKEIPKHRLMLETDAPYLTPKTQPKPKLASKGRNEPCTLSYVAEAVALYSQRPLAAVVEDCAHTSRLFFGLS; translated from the coding sequence ATGAATACGCCCGCACCACACAGCGCCCACGCCAGCATCGATATAGGCGCCAACCTCAGCCACCCACGGTTTAGCAAGGATGTGGACCAGGTAATTTATCGGGCCCAGCAGGCCAATATCAGCCATATTATCGTCACCGGCACTTGCCTAGAGAGCTCCACCGCCGCCATAGCGCTGTGCCAACAATATCCAGATTACCTCTATTGCACCACCGGACTACATCCACACGATGCCAGCCAGTTTAATCACCAGAGCTATCAACAGCTTATACAACTGGCCAGCCACCCCAGCGTAGTGGCCATAGGCGAAACCGGGCTGGATTTTAATCGCAATTTTTCCAGCCCCGAACAGCAAATTCACGCCTTTGAGCAGCAAATAGCGCTGGCCATAGAACTGCAACTGCCGCTGTTTCTACACGAGCGCGATGCTCACCAAACACAATTAGATATGCTTAAGCACTATCGCCCGCAACTGGTTAACGCGGTAATACATTGTTTTACCGGTGACCAACAGCAGTGCTTTAATTACTTGGACTTGGATTTACATATAGGCATTACTGGCTGGATTTGTGATGACCAGCGCGGGCTTAGCCTGCGTGAGTGCGTTAAGGAGATACCTAAGCACAGGTTGATGTTAGAAACCGATGCGCCCTACCTGACCCCTAAAACCCAACCCAAGCCTAAGCTGGCCAGCAAGGGCCGCAACGAACCCTGTACACTGAGTTATGTGGCCGAGGCCGTAGCCCTTTACAGCCAGCGGCCACTGGCAGCGGTAGTCGAAGATTGCGCTCACACCAGCCGTTTATTTTTTGGCTTGAGCTAA
- a CDS encoding DUF416 family protein, with translation MKFETLLASNWRDIAYCTALIERMYPNYCLFSELTEQGDAKLLRNGLDTLWASCAGHEQTVDFNKLLEKLEPAMPDTESCDFFGVRPAADACVALTMLFDGCAGNQPLETEAFETLYCSTIMAYLEFAEPDADAEQHALMADAQAYFTELQQRLADTTASQKDGVKALKAFAGSIATSNIGIETT, from the coding sequence ATGAAATTTGAGACTTTACTAGCCAGTAACTGGCGCGATATTGCCTATTGCACAGCGTTGATTGAGCGCATGTACCCTAATTATTGTTTGTTTTCTGAGCTTACCGAGCAGGGTGACGCGAAGCTGTTAAGAAATGGTTTGGATACCTTGTGGGCCAGTTGTGCCGGCCATGAGCAAACCGTGGACTTTAATAAGCTGCTAGAAAAGCTAGAGCCCGCCATGCCTGATACCGAGAGTTGTGACTTTTTTGGAGTAAGGCCAGCGGCTGATGCCTGCGTAGCGTTAACGATGTTGTTTGATGGCTGTGCCGGTAATCAGCCTTTAGAAACCGAGGCTTTTGAAACGCTGTATTGCTCTACGATTATGGCCTATCTGGAATTTGCTGAGCCCGACGCCGATGCTGAACAGCACGCCTTAATGGCCGATGCTCAGGCGTATTTTACTGAGCTGCAACAGCGTTTGGCTGATACTACGGCTAGCCAAAAAGATGGCGTCAAAGCATTAAAAGCGTTTGCTGGCAGTATCGCGACTAGCAATATAGGTATAGAGACCACTTAG
- a CDS encoding sensor histidine kinase — protein MPNNKINFPMLLASSVHDIKNSLSMLLNSLESMIEVKDADAKLRHEFSVLHGEASRINHSLIHLLGLYRLDNNQLSINSEEIYMEDYLEEQIASQQLLLDVNNIAIELHCDSNLSAYFDENLISGVIGNILVNCAKYTKDHIAIYCEKADTGIIIHIKDNGSGYPQSIIENLANHERSLDFNTGSTNLGLFFAAEIAQLHHCKEKTGYISLSNHDNGGCFTLSLP, from the coding sequence TTGCCTAATAATAAAATCAACTTCCCCATGCTATTAGCATCCTCAGTGCACGATATCAAAAATTCATTGAGCATGTTACTCAACTCACTAGAAAGCATGATAGAAGTCAAAGATGCCGATGCTAAGTTACGCCATGAATTTAGCGTGCTACACGGCGAGGCCTCGCGTATTAACCACTCCTTAATCCATTTATTAGGCTTATACCGACTAGACAATAATCAGTTATCTATCAATAGTGAAGAAATCTACATGGAGGACTATTTAGAAGAGCAAATAGCCAGCCAGCAGCTATTACTAGACGTTAACAACATAGCTATAGAGCTGCATTGTGACAGTAATCTTAGCGCCTATTTTGATGAAAATTTAATCAGCGGGGTGATAGGAAATATACTGGTCAATTGCGCCAAATACACTAAAGATCACATCGCTATATATTGTGAAAAGGCTGATACAGGCATTATCATACACATCAAAGATAATGGCTCAGGATACCCGCAAAGCATTATTGAAAACCTGGCCAACCATGAGCGCAGCCTGGATTTCAATACCGGTAGCACCAACCTAGGCTTATTTTTTGCCGCTGAAATAGCCCAGCTACACCACTGCAAAGAAAAAACAGGTTATATCAGCCTATCAAACCACGACAACGGTGGCTGCTTTACTTTATCATTGCCCTAA
- a CDS encoding TrmH family RNA methyltransferase: MTQASDQPQDSEQYKKKQQFFKSLLTIYGRKPILEALQNPQLEFFKLHLADSNKPQGIIAEILQLAEQREIEVQYHDKKALSRISKNAKQDQGIAADIKLKQYLSVEQFLASNNKDATLIALDRITNPQNLGMIIRSVCAGYVDGLILPQKGCAALSPLVIKASTGTVFKTPLLYSESIEQALQLLSDNGATICTLSSHAKTSLFDYQAKGVTVYVLGNETDGVSQQVAQLSDHQLTIPMSNDVESLNVAITAALIAFKK; the protein is encoded by the coding sequence ATGACACAAGCAAGCGATCAACCTCAAGACTCAGAGCAATATAAAAAAAAGCAGCAGTTTTTTAAAAGCCTGCTCACCATCTATGGCCGCAAGCCTATTTTAGAAGCCCTGCAAAACCCGCAACTAGAATTCTTTAAATTACACCTAGCCGACTCCAATAAACCGCAAGGGATCATTGCCGAGATATTACAGCTGGCAGAGCAACGAGAAATTGAGGTGCAGTACCACGATAAAAAAGCCTTATCGCGCATCTCAAAAAACGCCAAACAAGATCAAGGCATAGCCGCTGATATCAAGCTTAAACAATACTTATCAGTAGAGCAGTTTTTAGCCAGTAACAACAAAGATGCCACCCTGATTGCACTGGATAGAATTACCAACCCACAGAACCTAGGCATGATCATACGCTCAGTCTGTGCTGGTTACGTGGATGGGCTGATACTGCCGCAGAAAGGCTGCGCCGCCCTCTCTCCCTTAGTGATCAAGGCTAGTACCGGCACCGTTTTTAAAACGCCGCTACTGTATAGCGAGAGCATAGAGCAGGCTTTGCAATTATTAAGTGATAATGGCGCTACCATCTGCACCCTTTCCTCCCACGCCAAAACCTCATTGTTTGACTACCAAGCAAAGGGCGTCACGGTGTATGTCTTAGGCAATGAAACAGATGGGGTAAGTCAGCAGGTAGCCCAGCTGTCTGATCATCAACTCACCATACCGATGAGTAACGATGTGGAGTCTTTGAATGTAGCCATTACAGCGGCATTAATTGCATTTAAAAAATAA